A single window of Desulfomonilia bacterium DNA harbors:
- a CDS encoding cation:proton antiporter codes for MGIASDIAIIIVAALIGGIISQKLKQPLILGYIFAGILVGPYTGGIKVSDVESIELLSEIGVALLLFALGLEFSFKELKPVRKVALFGTPLQMILTIAYGFGMAKIMGWDYVSSLWAGAVLSLSSTMVMLKTLMNRGLFGTLSSRVMIGMLIVQDLAVIPLMIILPQLSTASLDFSAIGLSILKALLFLGLMIVVGTKLIPKLMSWIVKWNSRELFLLSVTATGLGVGYGTYLFGLTFSFGAFAAGLVLSESEYSHQALSDIIPLRDIFALIFFVSVGMLINPRIFINNYKEIIIVILLIILGKGLIFGSVVSLFGYGKIIPIAVGLGLFQIGEFAFVLAGVGQDAGFLSDEHYDIILAVTVATMVLTPFVSGLTAPIYKLKKKYFRHEVLRTVNIDDETLKDHVVIAGAGRTGTYVSQVLKALEITFVIIEIDSRHYENFKQSGIQMVFGDASQSVVLKAAGIEKARLLIITTPHMAVTRIVAEQARSLNAGIHIVARAEGIDDMNLLCSLGVNEIIQPELEAGLEITRQALISLRVPPAKIMKYTDEVRKGLYSPVCYVNTDHQTLLHLKNATNHLELEWMDIPEKSIINGKSISELNVRSRTGVTIVGIDRMNEVIPNPPGYFIFLPGDRVGIMGDNEQIERFRKMAAEQA; via the coding sequence TTGGGCATAGCATCTGATATCGCAATAATAATAGTTGCCGCTTTGATCGGCGGAATTATCTCACAGAAACTGAAGCAGCCGCTCATACTGGGATACATTTTTGCCGGAATTCTTGTGGGACCCTACACGGGAGGGATCAAGGTATCCGATGTTGAGAGCATTGAACTGCTCTCCGAGATAGGTGTGGCCCTGCTTCTCTTTGCACTGGGCCTGGAGTTTTCATTTAAGGAACTGAAGCCTGTCAGAAAAGTCGCACTTTTCGGTACGCCGCTGCAGATGATCCTTACAATCGCCTACGGATTCGGCATGGCGAAGATAATGGGCTGGGACTATGTATCTTCCCTGTGGGCCGGCGCAGTTCTTTCGCTGTCGAGCACCATGGTGATGCTCAAGACTCTTATGAACAGGGGGTTGTTCGGGACCCTTTCCAGCCGGGTCATGATAGGCATGCTCATAGTCCAGGACCTGGCCGTCATTCCACTGATGATAATCCTGCCGCAGTTAAGTACTGCATCACTTGACTTTTCAGCGATCGGTCTTTCAATATTGAAGGCGCTTCTTTTCCTTGGGTTGATGATAGTTGTCGGGACGAAGCTTATTCCGAAGCTGATGTCATGGATTGTGAAATGGAATTCACGTGAACTTTTCCTTCTTTCCGTTACTGCTACAGGCCTCGGTGTGGGCTACGGGACGTATCTGTTCGGGCTTACATTCTCTTTCGGCGCGTTTGCGGCGGGCCTTGTGCTGAGCGAATCAGAGTACAGCCATCAGGCCTTGAGCGATATCATACCACTGAGGGATATCTTCGCTCTGATATTTTTCGTATCCGTCGGCATGCTGATCAACCCGAGAATCTTTATTAACAACTACAAAGAGATCATAATTGTTATCCTGCTTATCATATTAGGCAAAGGCCTGATATTCGGATCTGTTGTCAGCCTGTTCGGATATGGCAAAATCATTCCCATAGCGGTGGGATTGGGGCTCTTCCAGATAGGTGAGTTTGCATTCGTTCTTGCGGGTGTAGGACAGGATGCAGGTTTTTTGAGCGATGAGCATTATGACATAATACTGGCCGTGACCGTCGCTACAATGGTGCTTACCCCGTTCGTTTCAGGGCTGACGGCCCCGATTTACAAGCTTAAAAAGAAATATTTCAGGCATGAAGTTCTAAGGACGGTTAATATAGATGATGAGACATTGAAAGACCATGTAGTGATTGCCGGTGCGGGAAGGACCGGTACCTATGTCTCGCAGGTTCTCAAGGCGCTTGAAATTACTTTCGTGATTATTGAGATAGATTCAAGGCATTATGAGAACTTCAAGCAGTCAGGCATACAGATGGTCTTCGGCGATGCCAGCCAGTCAGTTGTACTTAAGGCGGCTGGTATTGAAAAAGCCAGGCTGCTTATTATCACCACACCGCACATGGCCGTAACGAGGATAGTGGCTGAACAGGCGAGAAGCCTTAACGCCGGCATACATATTGTCGCAAGGGCCGAGGGCATTGACGATATGAATCTGCTCTGCAGCCTCGGGGTAAACGAGATCATCCAGCCCGAACTCGAGGCAGGACTGGAAATTACTCGCCAGGCGCTCATCTCGCTGAGGGTCCCTCCTGCAAAGATAATGAAATACACTGATGAAGTGAGGAAAGGCCTTTATTCGCCTGTATGCTACGTCAATACTGACCACCAGACGCTGTTGCATCTCAAGAACGCAACAAACCATCTTGAACTGGAATGGATGGATATTCCCGAAAAGAGCATAATAAACGGAAAGAGCATTTCAGAGCTTAACGTCAGAAGCAGAACGGGTGTAACAATAGTGGGCATTGACCGGATGAATGAGGTAATCCCGAATCCGCCTGGCTATTTCATTTTCCTTCCGGGAGACAGGGTCGGCATCATGGGAGATAACGAACAGATTGAAAGATTCCGAAAAATGGCGGCTGAACAGGCGTAA
- a CDS encoding Lrp/AsnC ligand binding domain-containing protein codes for MVSAIVLINTERNRINEVAEKLAQVDGITEVYSVAGEYDLVAIVRVSDNQAMADVVTGNMSKVEGITKTRTLIAFTVLSKHDLERMFSIGA; via the coding sequence ATGGTCAGCGCAATAGTTTTAATCAATACTGAACGGAACAGGATAAACGAGGTGGCCGAGAAACTGGCTCAGGTGGACGGGATCACCGAGGTGTATTCCGTTGCAGGCGAATATGATCTTGTGGCAATAGTCAGGGTCAGCGACAACCAGGCAATGGCCGACGTCGTTACAGGGAATATGTCAAAAGTGGAAGGTATCACAAAGACAAGGACATTGATAGCATTCACGGTACTTTCCAAACATGATCTCGAGAGAATGTTCTCGATCGGCGCATGA